One segment of Pontibacter akesuensis DNA contains the following:
- a CDS encoding MFS transporter, with protein sequence MPNTKTKSNIEIHPHKVGAYRWVVCALLFFATTINYLDRQIIGLLKPALEVQFNWTESDYGTVVMAFAASYAVGLLLFGRLIDKIGTKLGYAISIVVWSLAAMFHAAARSTLGFGIARAALGLGEAGNFPAAIKAVAEWFPKKERALATGIFNSGANIGAVVAPILVPWILGVYGWEMAFIATGAVGFVWLVFWWVLYEIPSRQKRLQKAEYDYIHSDSEAIPDETADTTPVKWSKLLTVRQTWAFIAGKFLTDPIWWFFLFWLPSYFSSVFQLDLSKPSLHLAVVYTATTIGSIGGGYLSSYFIGRGWPVFKARKTAMLLIALCVVPIVGAQFTTDLWTVVGLISLAAAAHQAWSANIFTTASDMFPKRAVSSVVGIGGMAGSLGGVLFPLFIGFVLDHYKFLGKLAEGYNIIFVVCGCAYLLAWLVMHFITPRMKPVQL encoded by the coding sequence ATGCCAAATACAAAGACTAAGTCTAACATTGAGATCCATCCGCACAAGGTAGGCGCATACCGTTGGGTTGTCTGCGCGCTTCTGTTTTTTGCAACGACTATCAACTACCTGGACAGGCAGATCATCGGTTTGCTAAAGCCGGCGCTGGAGGTGCAGTTCAACTGGACTGAGAGCGACTACGGGACTGTGGTGATGGCCTTCGCCGCTTCTTATGCGGTGGGGCTGCTGCTGTTTGGAAGGCTTATTGACAAAATCGGCACGAAGCTGGGGTACGCGATCTCCATTGTGGTTTGGAGTCTGGCCGCCATGTTCCATGCCGCCGCCAGGAGCACCCTCGGGTTTGGCATCGCGCGTGCTGCCTTGGGCCTGGGCGAGGCGGGAAACTTCCCGGCAGCCATCAAAGCAGTGGCCGAGTGGTTCCCCAAAAAGGAACGGGCGCTTGCCACAGGCATCTTCAACTCCGGGGCCAACATCGGGGCGGTGGTCGCCCCGATTCTGGTGCCGTGGATCCTGGGTGTTTACGGCTGGGAGATGGCCTTTATCGCGACGGGTGCCGTGGGCTTTGTGTGGCTGGTGTTCTGGTGGGTGCTCTACGAGATCCCCTCCCGCCAAAAGCGCCTGCAGAAGGCAGAGTACGATTATATCCACAGCGACAGCGAGGCTATACCGGATGAAACGGCAGACACGACGCCGGTAAAGTGGTCAAAGCTGCTGACGGTGCGGCAAACGTGGGCCTTTATCGCGGGTAAGTTTTTAACCGACCCCATCTGGTGGTTCTTCCTGTTTTGGCTGCCTTCCTACTTCAGCAGCGTCTTCCAGCTGGACCTCTCAAAGCCAAGCCTGCACCTTGCGGTCGTCTACACGGCCACTACTATTGGCAGTATTGGCGGCGGTTACCTGTCCTCTTATTTTATTGGCAGGGGGTGGCCAGTATTTAAGGCCCGCAAAACTGCCATGCTGCTTATCGCCCTCTGCGTGGTGCCCATCGTGGGGGCGCAGTTCACCACCGACCTGTGGACGGTGGTAGGCCTGATCAGCCTGGCTGCCGCCGCGCACCAAGCCTGGAGCGCCAACATCTTCACGACAGCCTCTGACATGTTCCCGAAAAGAGCGGTGAGCTCGGTGGTGGGCATAGGCGGCATGGCCGGCTCCCTGGGTGGTGTGCTTTTCCCGCTCTTCATAGGCTTTGTGCTCGATCACTACAAGTTCCTGGGTAAACTGGCCGAGGGTTACAATATCATCTTTGTTGTCTGCGGATGTGCTTACCTGCTGGCTTGGCTGGTTATGCACTTCATCACCCCGCGCATGAAGCCGGTACAGTTGTAA